The genomic segment CGACCCTGGCCCTGGACCCGCAGTTGATGCTGCTCGACGAACCGCTGGCCGGCATGGGCACCGAGGACGTCGGCCGCATTGCCGCGCTTATTCGCCGCGTGGCCGAGGGGCGTACCGTGCTGATGGTGGAGCACAACCTCGGCGTGGTCGCCGAGCTGTGCGACCGGATTACCGTGCTGGCCCGCGGTGAGGTGCTGGTGGAGGGCGACTACGCCACGGTGTCCAAGGATCCGCGAGTCATCGAATCCTATATCGGAGGTGCCGCCCATGGCTGACGCAGCGCTCGATCAGCAGCCGGCGACGATGCTCAGCATTCGCGGCCTGAACGCCTGGTACGGCGAGAGCCACGTGCTCCACGGCATCGATCTCGAGGTACCCGAAGGCCAGGTGGTGACGCTGCTGGGCCGTAATGGCGCCGGCAAGTCCACCACCCTGAAGTCGATCATGGGCATCGTGCCCAGGCGTGAAGGTAGCATCCGCCTGCAAGGCGTCGAGACCGTCACCCGGCGGCCCTACCATATCGCCCGCCAAGGGATCGCCTTCTGCCCCGAGGACCGCGGCATCTACGCCACCCTGGACGTGCGCGAGAACCTCGAGCTGCCGCGCCGCATCAATTCGAGCGGTCTCTCCACCGAGCAGATCCTCGACCTCTTCCCCAACCTGCGTGAACGCCTGCACAGCCCCGGCTCCAAGCTCTCCGGCGGCGAGCAGCAGATGCTGGCGATCGGCCGCATCCTGCGCACCGGGGCGCGCTTTCTGCTCCTCGACGAGCCCACCGAGGGCCTGGCACCGGCCATCGTCGAGCAGATCGGCGACACCATCCGCCACCTCAAGACCCAGGGCTACACCATCCTGCTGGTGGAGCAGAACCTGCGCTTCGCGATGTCGCTGGCCGACCACCACTACCTGGTCGACCACGGCCAGGTGGTGGCCAGCTACGACCGCCAGAGCATCGACCACAACGCCGACGCGCTGCTGGCCCGGCTCGGCGTCTGACCGCACTCACGCCTGGCTATGATGGCGAAAGTGCGACGGCGACACGCCCTTCATGCGCTTGAAGGTCTTGGAGAAGGCGAACGGGCTGTGGTAGCCGACCCGCCCGGCGATCTCTTCCACCGGCAGGCTGCTGGTGGCCAGCAGGTGGGCGGCGTGCTGCATGCGCAGCTGGGTCAGCTGCTGCATCGGACTGCGGCCGAAGACCTTGCGGCTGATACGCCGCAGATGCTCGCTGCTGACGTGGGCGATCTCGGCCATCTCCTCGATGGTCCAGTGCTTCTCGAGGGTCGGGATCACCGCATCGAACACCGCCACGATGCGTGGGTCGCGCCGCCACGGATCGGCGAAGCGCGAGATATAGCGCTCGATGGTATCGCCCCACATCTCGCAGCTGGCGGCATCGCCCTGGCCGTGAAACACCTCGCTGTAGAGCCCCAGGATGGCGTGTTTCATCGGCTCGGGATCGAAGTGCTGCATGATCGGCGCGATGGTGCCGACCACCGAGCGCGGCGCACTCGGCAGGTAGCGCACCCAGCAGTACTGCCAGCGGCTTCCCGGCACGGCATGGAAGGCGTGCAGGCCGTGGGCCGGGGCGAACGACATCATGTTGCGGCGCATGGTGCACCAGCCGCCGTCGAGCAGCATGCGCCCCTCGCCGCCCAGCGAGCCGTGGATATAGGCGCCGCTGAGCCGCGTGCGCACGATGCGGTAGGGCACCGCGGCATCGCCGACTCCGACGTGGGAAATGTGCCGGTCCTTCAGCGCCTGGCAGTCCTCCACGCGCACGATCCACTGCTGGGTATCGTCCCCCACAATGTGGGTTTCGGATAGGTAGTCGTGTGCTGACGCCATGGCGGGATCACTCTTTTTGGCCCTTACTGATAGCAGCAACACATAACAGAAAGCGGCTGCTCAAGGCCAACTATAACAACAGTCACAACGAGCACAGGAGATTAACATGCCAGCCAAGACCCCTTTGAAAACCTTCGCCCTGTCGTCGATAGTGCTCGCCATGGGCGCCGCCTCCGGCGCCATGGCCAGCAATGGCTTTTCCGACGATGTAGTGCGTATCGGCGTGCTGACCGACATGTCCGGCATCTACACCGACCTCTCCGGCGAGGCCGCGGTGGAAGCCGTGCGCATGGCGGTCGAGGACTTCGGCGGCGAGGTCGGCGGCGTGCCGATCGAGGTGATCTACGGCGATCACCGCAACCGCGCCGATACCGGCGCCAGCCGTGCCCGGGAGTGGTACGACAACGACGGCGTCGACATGATCAACGACCTCTCCAACTCCGGGGTCGCGCTGGCGGTGGCGGCGGTGGCCGAGGAGCGTCAGCGCCACGCCATTTCCAACTCGGCGTCCAACATCGGACTGACCAACGACTACTGTTCGCCCTATGTGACCCACTACACCTACGACGCCTATTCGCTGGCCCAGGGCACCGGCAAGACGATCGTCGAGGACGGCGGTGATACCTGGTTCTTCCTCACCGTCGACTTCGCCTTCGGCATCGGCCTCGAGGAGCAGGTCTCCGAGGTGGTGCGCGAGGCCGGCGGCCAGGTCGTGGGCGCCGCCCGCCATC from the Halomonas sp. 1513 genome contains:
- a CDS encoding ABC transporter ATP-binding protein, which codes for MADAALDQQPATMLSIRGLNAWYGESHVLHGIDLEVPEGQVVTLLGRNGAGKSTTLKSIMGIVPRREGSIRLQGVETVTRRPYHIARQGIAFCPEDRGIYATLDVRENLELPRRINSSGLSTEQILDLFPNLRERLHSPGSKLSGGEQQMLAIGRILRTGARFLLLDEPTEGLAPAIVEQIGDTIRHLKTQGYTILLVEQNLRFAMSLADHHYLVDHGQVVASYDRQSIDHNADALLARLGV
- a CDS encoding AraC family transcriptional regulator, which codes for MASAHDYLSETHIVGDDTQQWIVRVEDCQALKDRHISHVGVGDAAVPYRIVRTRLSGAYIHGSLGGEGRMLLDGGWCTMRRNMMSFAPAHGLHAFHAVPGSRWQYCWVRYLPSAPRSVVGTIAPIMQHFDPEPMKHAILGLYSEVFHGQGDAASCEMWGDTIERYISRFADPWRRDPRIVAVFDAVIPTLEKHWTIEEMAEIAHVSSEHLRRISRKVFGRSPMQQLTQLRMQHAAHLLATSSLPVEEIAGRVGYHSPFAFSKTFKRMKGVSPSHFRHHSQA
- a CDS encoding ABC transporter permease yields the protein MPAKTPLKTFALSSIVLAMGAASGAMASNGFSDDVVRIGVLTDMSGIYTDLSGEAAVEAVRMAVEDFGGEVGGVPIEVIYGDHRNRADTGASRAREWYDNDGVDMINDLSNSGVALAVAAVAEERQRHAISNSASNIGLTNDYCSPYVTHYTYDAYSLAQGTGKTIVEDGGDTWFFLTVDFAFGIGLEEQVSEVVREAGGQVVGAARHPLDTTDFSSYALQAQASGAEIIGIASTGADAINAINALSEFGVSPDQRPAALLLWYDDIVSLGLETAQGLLLTNAFYWDANDETREFSQRFYERTGRMPNMAQAGNYSSTMHYLNAVEAAGTDDPDAVSEQMRTLEINDFFASGGYIRPNGRMVHDQYLWEVKAPDESEYDYDFLRLVATIPGEEAFQPLEDSSCYLLEHNQ